A genomic stretch from Arachis stenosperma cultivar V10309 chromosome 3, arast.V10309.gnm1.PFL2, whole genome shotgun sequence includes:
- the LOC130966301 gene encoding uncharacterized protein LOC130966301, with amino-acid sequence MPLYAKLLKELINKKRSWHEKETILLTEECSAVIQRGIPPKLKDPGSFVVSCTIGKMILDQALCDLGASINLMPLSMMRKLAIEELKPTRMSLVMADRSIKTPNGIVENLLDTEEEGNNSIIMERPFLATARAIIDVVKGEMIFRVQNEQMVINVFKAMEHPLEQEDYMRVDMIESLVEKILEANHNEQQEEEGKED; translated from the coding sequence ATGCCTCTATATGCAAAGCTTTTAAAGGAGCTTATCAATAAAAAGAGAAGTTGGCATGAGAAGGAAACTATATtgctcactgaagaatgtagtgctgTGATTCAAAGGGGCATTCCACCAAAGCttaaggatccagggagttttgtagtTTCATGTACCATAGGTAAGATGATATTAGACCAAGCTCTTTGTGACCTTGGTGCTAGTATCAATTTGATGCCCTTGTCAATGATGAgaaagcttgccatagaagaactcaaacccaccaggatgtcGTTGGTAATGGCCGATAGATCAATCAAGACACCCAATGGCATTGTGGAAAACTTATTGGATACAGAAGAGGAAGGAAACAATTCAATCATCATGGaaaggccatttctagccacagcaagagctatTATTGATGTGGTGAAGGGAGAAATGATCTTCAGGGTGCAAAATGAGCAAATGGTCATCAATGTTTTCAAAGCAATGGAACACCCCCTTGAGCAAGAAGATTACATGAGAGTAGATATGATAGAAAGTTTGGTGGAAAAAATATTGGAAGCCAATCATAATGagcaacaagaagaagaaggaaaagaagatTAG